A stretch of the Streptomyces ortus genome encodes the following:
- a CDS encoding thymidine phosphorylase, protein MDAISVIRTKRDRGEFTDKQIEWVIDAYTRGEVADYQMAALNMAILLNGMNRREISTWTAAMIASGERMDFSSLSRPTADKHSTGGVGDKITLPLAPLVAACGAAVPQLSGRGLGHTGGTLDKLESIPGWRAALSNEEMLSVLDSVGAVICAAGDGLAPADKKLYALRDVTGTVEAIPLIASSIMSKKIAEGTGSLVLDVKAGSGAFMKTIEDARELASTMVGLGTDHGVRTVALLTDMSTPLGLTAGNALEVRESVEVLAGGGPADVVELTLALAREMLDAAGVKDADPAKALADGSAMDAWRRMIAAQGGDPDAPLPTSREQHVVKAGASGVLTRLDAYDIGVAAWRLGAGRARKEDPVQAAAGIELHAKPGDTVTEGQPLLTLHTDTPERFEYALEAVAGSYDVAAPGTEFTATPVVLERIA, encoded by the coding sequence ATGGACGCCATCTCCGTCATCCGCACCAAGCGGGACCGCGGCGAGTTCACTGACAAGCAGATCGAGTGGGTCATCGACGCCTACACGCGCGGTGAGGTCGCCGACTACCAGATGGCCGCCCTCAACATGGCGATCCTGCTCAACGGCATGAACCGCCGGGAGATCTCCACCTGGACCGCCGCGATGATCGCGTCCGGCGAGCGCATGGACTTCTCGTCCCTGTCCCGCCCGACCGCCGACAAGCACTCGACCGGCGGCGTCGGCGACAAGATCACGCTCCCGTTGGCGCCCCTCGTGGCGGCCTGCGGCGCGGCCGTCCCGCAGCTGTCCGGCCGGGGCCTCGGCCACACCGGCGGCACCCTCGACAAGCTGGAGTCGATCCCGGGCTGGCGCGCCGCGCTCTCGAACGAGGAGATGCTCTCCGTACTGGACTCGGTCGGCGCGGTGATCTGCGCGGCGGGCGACGGCCTGGCCCCGGCGGACAAGAAGCTCTACGCGCTGCGGGACGTGACCGGCACGGTCGAGGCGATCCCGCTGATCGCCTCCTCGATCATGTCGAAGAAGATCGCGGAGGGCACGGGCTCGCTCGTCCTGGACGTGAAGGCCGGCAGCGGCGCCTTCATGAAGACCATCGAGGACGCCCGCGAGCTGGCCTCCACGATGGTCGGCCTCGGCACGGACCACGGGGTACGGACGGTTGCGCTCCTCACCGACATGTCCACCCCGCTCGGCCTGACCGCCGGCAACGCCCTGGAGGTCCGCGAGTCCGTCGAGGTCCTGGCGGGCGGCGGCCCGGCCGACGTCGTGGAACTCACCCTCGCGCTGGCCCGCGAGATGCTGGACGCGGCGGGCGTCAAGGACGCCGACCCGGCGAAGGCGCTGGCCGACGGCTCGGCGATGGACGCGTGGCGCCGCATGATCGCGGCCCAGGGCGGCGACCCGGACGCCCCGCTCCCCACGTCCCGCGAGCAGCACGTGGTGAAGGCGGGCGCCTCCGGCGTCCTGACCCGCCTCGACGCGTACGACATCGGCGTCGCCGCCTGGCGCCTGGGCGCGGGCCGCGCCCGCAAGGAGGACCCGGTGCAGGCCGCCGCAGGCATCGAACTCCACGCCAAGCCGGGCGACACGGTGACCGAGGGCCAGCCGCTCCTCACCCTCCACACGGACACCCCCGAACGCTTCGAGTACGCGCTGGAGGCAGTGGCGGGCTCGTACGATGTGGCGGCCCCGGGCACGGAGTTCACGGCGACCCCGGTGGTCCTGGAACGCATCGCCTGA
- a CDS encoding cytidine deaminase codes for MTQNDTAPLTDVDWKALREVAREAMSRAYAPYSGYPVGVAALVDDGRVVSGCNVENASYGLGLCAECGLVSQLQNTGGGRLTHFTCVDGHGEILVPCGRCRQLLYEFGGPDLVLETPDGLLPLSEMLPQAFGPEHLTR; via the coding sequence GTGACACAGAACGACACCGCGCCTCTCACGGACGTCGACTGGAAGGCGCTGCGGGAGGTGGCGCGCGAGGCGATGTCCCGCGCGTACGCCCCCTACTCGGGCTACCCGGTCGGGGTCGCGGCCCTGGTCGACGACGGCCGGGTGGTCTCCGGATGCAACGTGGAGAACGCCTCGTACGGACTCGGCCTGTGCGCCGAATGCGGGCTGGTCTCGCAGCTCCAGAACACCGGGGGAGGCCGGCTCACGCACTTCACGTGCGTGGACGGCCACGGCGAGATCCTCGTCCCGTGCGGCCGCTGCCGCCAGCTCCTGTACGAGTTCGGCGGCCCCGATCTCGTCTTGGAGACCCCGGACGGCCTCCTCCCGCTCTCCGAGATGCTGCCGCAGGCCTTCGGCCCGGAGCACCTCACCAGGTAA